From Coffea arabica cultivar ET-39 chromosome 10e, Coffea Arabica ET-39 HiFi, whole genome shotgun sequence, one genomic window encodes:
- the LOC113711605 gene encoding protein INVOLVED IN DE NOVO 2-like: protein MSFSEEETDLSESEVEDYSIQWYAKLKDGHEKLEVSGEEYSCPFCPGKVHKYSLKDLYQHASGVSKGSTKRKMKDRGQHLGLVRYIDSDVDIKKPLGESIKKKADDPTASAGPSEKFVHPWMGIVANIPRKKRDGRYVGDSGSKLRDDFTLKGFNPLKVQPLWNRTGFSGYAIIEFNKDWPGFCNAMAFEKSFEAEHHGKRDYHEACDRGATLYGWIARADDYDSSTIIGEHLRKKADLKTIADVQEE from the coding sequence ATGTCCTTTTCGGAAGAGGAAACTGATTTAAGTGAATCAGAAGTTGAAGACTACAGCATTCAATGGTACGCGAAACTTAAAGATGGTCATGAAAAACTTGAAGTTTCAGGTGAAGAGTATAGCTGCCCATTCTGTCCTGGGAAAGTCCACAAGTACAGCTTGAAGGACCTATACCAGCATGCTTCAGGAGTTTCCAAGGgttcaacaaaaagaaaaatgaaagatagGGGACAACATCTTGGATTGGTGAGGTACATCGACAGTGATGTTGACATAAAGAAACCATTAGGTGAATCAATCAAGAAGAAGGCTGATGATCCTACCGCAAGTGCTGGTCCAAGTGAAAAATTTGTGCATCCTTGGATGGGAATTGTTGCTAATATTCCCAGGAAGAAGAGAGATGGACGTTATGTTGGAGATAGTGGCTCAAAGCTTAGGGATGATTTCACTTTAAAAGGGTTTAATCCACTCAAGGTGCAACCACTGTGGAACAGGACAGGATTTTCAGGGTATGCAATAATAGAGTTCAATAAGGACTGGCCAGGATTCTGTAATGCAATGGCTTTTGAAAAGAGTTTTGAAGCTGAACATCATGGGAAAAGGGATTACCATGAAGCATGTGATAGGGGTGCAACGTTGTATGGGTGGATTGCTCGCGCTGATGATTATGACTCATCAACAATAATTGGAGAACACCTTAGAAAGAAGGCAGATCTGAAGACTATTGCTGATGTTCAAGAAGAATAG
- the LOC113712225 gene encoding factor of DNA methylation 4-like, translating into MLVSHLANEIEVKDEHIKDTEIKYNETIQSISNLMTQKDEMHRLYNEELQKTQEAARVQLEKIFSEHEESALRLEVQKQKLIEREKELENLEAYNERQKLELEKQMNAKATLEQKKADENLLKLAEEQKREKEKLHLQIIELEKKLDAKQALELELERLRGAVQVMEHIRTGGDEEVDDKLVAIQVELEKREKELEDLEVRNRALIVKERKSNDELQESRKELINCWMEKASRTSIGVKRMGEMDDVPFKNAAKRMFRGKEIDVKSAELRSEWEDHLRDPNWHPFKIVKTDDSKGHKEVIDAEDEKLKKLKNEFGNEVYEAVTTALMELNEYNPGGRCVIPELWNYSQKRRATLKEGVAYIIEQWKCLEWKTKDH; encoded by the exons ATGCTTGTTTCCCATCTTGCCAATGAAATTGAAGTTAAGGACGAGCATATTAAGGATACTGAGATTAAATACAATGAAACTATTCAAAGTATAAGCAATTTGATGACTCAAAAGGATGAGATGCACCGATTGTATAACGAGG AGTTGCAGAAGACACAGGAGGCTGCGCGTGTTCAGCTTGAAAAGATATTTTCAGAGCACGAGGAGAGTGCATTACGGCTAGAAGTACAAAAGCAAAAGCTGATTGAGCGAGAGAAAGAGTTGGAGAATCTGGAGGCTTACAATGAAAGACAAAAGCTTGAGCTAGAGAAGCAAATG AATGCAAAAGCCACCttggagcaaaagaaagctgatGAAAATCTTTTGAAGTTGGCTGAAGAGCAGAAG agagaaaaagaaaaactgcaCTTGCAAATTATTGAATTGGAGAAGAAACTTGATGCAAAGCAAGCATTGGAATTGGAGCTAGAACGTCTAAGAGGGGCTGTGCAAGTAATGGAACACATTAGAACTGGTGGAGACGAGGAAGTAGATGACAAGTTGGTAGCAATCCAAGTTGAgctagaaaagagagaaaaagaactGGAAGATCTAGAAGTGCGTAATCGAGCTCTCATTGTCAAGGAGCGTAAAAGCAATGATGAATTACAGGAGTCTCGGAAAGAGTTAATAAAC TGCTGGATGGAGAAGGCTTCTCGGACTTCAATTGGTGTGAAGAGAATGGGTGAAATGGATGATGTCCCGTTCAAAAATGCAGCTAAAAGAATGTTTCGAGGGAAGGAAATTGACGTGAAATCTGCTGAGCTGCGTTCAGAATGGGAGGATCACCTTCGAGATCCCAACTGGCATCCTTTTAAGATCGTGAAGACTGATGATAGTAAAGGTCATAAG GAAGTAATAGATGCTGAGGATGAGAAACTGAAAAAGCTGAAGaacgaatttggaaatgaagtTTATGAAGCTGTGACAACAGCTTTGATGGAGCTGAATGAGTACAACCCCGGTGGCAGGTGTGTTATACCTGAGCTATGGAACTACAGCCAAAAAAGGAGAGCAACACTGAAGGAAGGAGTAGCATACATAATCGAGCAGTGGAAATGCCTCGAATGGAAAACCAAAGATCACTAA